AGATTTCCTTGGAAGCAGAACCCATAGAACTCGTGGAAGCTGGAGATGAAATTGTGGACCTCACTTGTGAATCTTTCGAGCCTGTGGTGGTTGATCTGACTCACGATGACTCTGTTGTGATTGCTGACGAAAGAAAACGACCACGGAGGAATGCCAGGAGGCTGCCCCAGGACCATGCTGACAGCTGCGCGGTGAGCAGTGATGATGAGGAGTTGTCCAGGGACAGAGATGTGTATGTGACTACCCACGCTCCCAGAAACGCCAGCGATGACGGTGCTACAGGCCTCAGGCCCT
The DNA window shown above is from Symphalangus syndactylus isolate Jambi chromosome 19, NHGRI_mSymSyn1-v2.1_pri, whole genome shotgun sequence and carries:
- the LOC129458937 gene encoding E3 ubiquitin-protein ligase RNF4-like isoform X1, which encodes MSTKKRHGGAINSRQAQKRTWEATSTPEISLEAEPIELVEAGDEIVDLTCESFEPVVVDLTHDDSVVIADERKRPRRNARRLPQDHADSCAVSSDDEELSRDRDVYVTTHAPRNASDDGATGLRPSGTVSCPICMDGYSEIVQNGRLIISTECGHVFCSQCLRDSLKNVNTCPTCRKKINHKRYHSIYI